The Salinirubellus salinus genome segment CCGAACCCGATGGCCGCTGTGTCCTACAGCGGTGCGTCCACCATCCAGAAGTGGGCGTTCGGGCCGGAGTGCGTTGATGGGACTCACCTTCGCACCCGGCCCGCCGCGTAACGCTCGTCACGCGACGGACCGGGGTTCTCTACCCACCCCGGAGCGTCAGGCTTCGACCGCCCGCTCCGGGGGGTGTGTTCCCCATTCCTCGCGTCGAGCTACGTGGCACCGGCCGGTGTGCCGCCCGCCCCGTGTCGTCCGCGTGGCGTCCCCGACGCCACGGTCACGGTCGTCGACTTCGCCGGCGACCGACGGCACGTGAACAGCCCTCGCCAGCCCCCTCCCGGACAGCGGCGGCGCTGTCCGCCAGGCGACCACACCGCTCCCCGCGGTTCCAGACGAACCGCACGGCCCACGGCGCGTTCGACTCGCGCAGGGAGCCTATGTCAGTCCAGCGAACCCCGCAACGGGTCCGAGCGGAAGTCGAGCTGCGCGTCCCCCGCGGTGCGATGGGTGACCTCGAGCAGGGCGTCCACGACGTCCTCTCGAAGGTCGACGCCGTCGGCTGCGTCGAGCGAGCCGAGGTCCGGGACGTCCGGCCCACCTCGTTCGACATCCACGTCACCGTCGCGGCGGCCCTCGAAGTCAGGGCCGAGCGCGCGGACGTGCGCGAGACGCTGCTCGACGGCTTCGGCATCGAACGACTCGAACACGTCGAGTACGGTTGAGGCGGGCGCGTGGTCGCGGCGTGTGAGGTCCCTCCCGACGGGGGTCTCGCACACGGCCGTCCGATTCGGTCCCCGCCCTTCCGGCACCTGCCGGATGAGTACCGTGTTACGAGACCCACAGACCCGACGCACAGCAGAGAGATACCGACCGCGCCGCGCCCCGCCGCTGGCCGTCACCGCGGCGGTGGCGGCCGTCCCGCCGCTGGCAGTCGTGGTGGCGACCTACCCGGTCGTCGCCGCGGCGCTGGCGCTGACCGCGACCGTCCTCGTGGCCGCCCGACGGCGGCCCGAACGGGCGTGATGACCTGGGCGATTCCCCCCGGGGCGTTCCGACGGCGCGACGCGGTCGACCCGAAGTGCGGGTGCTGGTGCACCCTCCGTGTGGTTCGATCCCGCACGCACTCCTCGTTCGTGTCGCCGGCCCGCCCCGAGCTCCGCGTCGACAGTCGCGCAGGCGGCCGGTTCCGCACCGTGTGAACACGTGTGGAAGCCGGCAAGGCTTGCTCGAACGCGTGACACAAAGGTTTTATATATGCTCTCGCACGTCCACAAAAGTGTAATGGAAGGCCCGACACGCCAGCGAGAGCGGAGTCTCGAAACCGAGGAGCAGTCCGAGGAGGAGACGACAGGCTGTCCGGAGTGCGAGTCCGAGAACCTCGTCCAGAGCGGCGAGGGGGAACTCGTATGTGACGAGTGCGGTCTGATCCTGGAGGAGGAACACATCGACCGCGGACCGGAGTGGCGGGCGTTCAACCACACCGAACGACAGAACAAGTCCCGCGTGGGCGCGCCGACCACGCAGACGATGCACGACAAGGGGCTGACCACCCAGATCGACTGGAAGGACAAGGACGCCTACGGCCGCTCCATCTCCTCCGAGAAGCGGTCGCAGATGCACCGTCTCCGCAAGTGGCAGGAGCGCATCCGCACCAAGGACGCCGGCGAACGCAACCTCCAGTTCGCCCTCTCGGAGATCGACCGGATGGCCTCGGCACTCGGTGTGCCCCGATCGGTCCGCGAGGTCGCCTCCGTCATCTACCGGCGCGCGCTGAAGGAGGACCTCATCCGCGGGCGTTCCATCGAGGGCGTCGCCACCTCCGCACTGTACGCGGCCTGCCGGCAGGAGGGCATCCCACGCTCGCTCGACGAGGTGGCCGAGGTGGCCCGCGTCGAGCAGAAGGAGATCGGTCGCACGTATCGCTACATCGCACAGGAACTCTCGCTCGGGCTGGAGCCGGTCGACCCGGTCCAGTACGTCCCGCGGTTCTGTTCGGAACTCGGCCTCTCGGAGGAGGTCGAGCAGAAGACCCGCGAGATCATCAAGGTCACCGCCGAGAAGGGGATGCTGTCGGGCAAGTCCCCCACCGGCTACGCCGCCGCCGCCATCTACGCCGCCTCGCTCCTCTGCAACGAGAAGAAGACCCAGCGCGAGGTCGCCGACGTCGCGCAGGTCACCGAGGTCACCATCCGCAACCGCTACCAGGAGCAGATCGAAGCGCTCGGCATCCACTGACTCGGTAGCCCGGCCCCGTTTAACTACACCCGTTCTCTCGCGGCCGTAGCGTTATGCCGACAGCGCCACATATAGCGGTATGACAGTCAGCGAGTCTTCGAGCGACGTCGCGGTCGAGGCCGTCACCAAGGAACACCGGACGGTCCGCGGCCTGACCGGCCTGGTCACGCAGGCGGACGAGCGCGAGCAGATGACCATCGAGGAGCCGTACACGGGCGACCCCATCGGGGCCATCCCGCTCTGTGACGCGGCGGACGTGGACCTCGCCGTCGAGCGAGCGAGGGAGGCACAGCAGGCGTGGGCCGAGCGCGCGCCAGCCGAGCGGGCCGAGGTGCTCACGCGGTTCCGGAAGCTCGTCCTCGACCGCCGCGAGAAACTGATGGACATCGTCCAGCTGGAGACGGGCAAGGCCCGGCGGACGGCGTTCGAGGAGATACAGGTCGTGGCGATGACGGCCGGCTACTACTCCCACCGCGCCGAGCAGTTCCTCGCCAGCGAGAAGCGCAAGGGCGCCATCCCCGGCGCGACGGAGACGCGCGTCCACCACCACCCCGTCGGCGTGGCCGGACTCATCACGCCGTGGAACTTCCCGTTCGAACTCGCGCTCTCGGACGCCCTGCCCGCGCTGCTGGCGGGCAACGCCGTCGTCATCAACCCGGCCGAGCAGACCAGCCACGTCGCGCTCTACGGCAAGCGCCTGCTGGAGGAGGCTGGCCTCCCCGCCGACCTGTTCCAGGTCGTCACCGGCCACGGCCCGACCATCGGCGAGCCGCTCATCAAGGCGGTCGACTACGTCGGCTTCACCGGGTCGACGGCGACGGGCCGTATCGTCGCCGAGCAGGCCGGCAAGCACCTGAAGAAGGCCTCGCTCGAACTGGGCGGCAAGAACCCCGCCATCGTCTTCGAGGACGCGGACTTCGACCGCGCCATCCCCGGCCTGATCAACGGCGCGTACTCGAACACCGGGCAGCTGTGCATCTCCATCGAGCGCATCTACGTCCACGAGTCGCGCTACGAGGAGTTCGTCGACCGGTTCGTCGCCGCCACCGAGGACGTCGAACTCGGCGCGACGTACGACTTCGGCCCGGACGTCGGCTCGCTCGTCTCGAAGGAGCAACTGGAGAAGGTCGTCGCTCACGTCGCGGACGCGAAGTCGCGGGGCGCCACCGTCCACACCGGCGGCGAGGCGCGTCCGGACGTCGGCCCGTACTTCTACGAGCCGACGGTGCTGACCGACGTCGAACTGGACATGGACCTCTGCTGTGAGGAGACGTTCGGGCCGGTCGTCGCCATCTACCCGTTCTCGGACACCGAGGAGGCCATCGCGAAGGCCAACGACACTGACTACGGGCTGAACGGCTCCGTCTGGACCGAGGACGCCGAGTTCGGCCGCGAGGTGGCCCAGCAGATCAGGGCTGGCACCGTCAACGTCAACGACGCCTACGGCCCGACCTACGCCTCCATCGACGCGCCGATGGGCGGAATGAAAGACTCCGGCATCGGCCGGCGCCACGGCCGCGAGGGCATCCTCAAGTACACCGAGGCGCAGACCGTCGCCGTCCAGAAGGGACAGGGGATGGCCCCGCCCGACGGCGTGCCGTTCTGGCTCTACGCGAAACTGACGACGGGAGCACTACGCCTGATGGACAAGATCCCCGGCCTGCGGTAGGCCGAGCCCCACCGCCCGTTTCGCCGTCGGCCAATCGACCTTCTTCTCGCCGTGGCGCGTACCCGGTCTCGATGACGGGCGACGACACTGGCAGGAGTCTCGAACTGACGACGATACTCGACGCCCAACCGGAGCGGGTCTGGGCGGCCGTCCGGACCCCCGCCCTCCTCGAGCACGTCGCCGCGCCGCTGTTCACCTTCGACCCGGTCGACCCACCGGCGTTCCCGGAGACGTGGGGCGAGGACGAGTACCTCGTCGCGATGCGACTGTTCGGGGTTCTCCCGCTCGGCCGACAGTGGGTCCGGACCGAGCGTCTCGCGGCCCGTGAGACGCCCGGCGAGCAGTTCTACCAGCTCCGCGACGACGGGAGCGGGACGCTCGCGTCGACCTGGGACCACCGCATC includes the following:
- a CDS encoding transcription initiation factor IIB, giving the protein MEGPTRQRERSLETEEQSEEETTGCPECESENLVQSGEGELVCDECGLILEEEHIDRGPEWRAFNHTERQNKSRVGAPTTQTMHDKGLTTQIDWKDKDAYGRSISSEKRSQMHRLRKWQERIRTKDAGERNLQFALSEIDRMASALGVPRSVREVASVIYRRALKEDLIRGRSIEGVATSALYAACRQEGIPRSLDEVAEVARVEQKEIGRTYRYIAQELSLGLEPVDPVQYVPRFCSELGLSEEVEQKTREIIKVTAEKGMLSGKSPTGYAAAAIYAASLLCNEKKTQREVADVAQVTEVTIRNRYQEQIEALGIH
- a CDS encoding succinic semialdehyde dehydrogenase, translating into MTVSESSSDVAVEAVTKEHRTVRGLTGLVTQADEREQMTIEEPYTGDPIGAIPLCDAADVDLAVERAREAQQAWAERAPAERAEVLTRFRKLVLDRREKLMDIVQLETGKARRTAFEEIQVVAMTAGYYSHRAEQFLASEKRKGAIPGATETRVHHHPVGVAGLITPWNFPFELALSDALPALLAGNAVVINPAEQTSHVALYGKRLLEEAGLPADLFQVVTGHGPTIGEPLIKAVDYVGFTGSTATGRIVAEQAGKHLKKASLELGGKNPAIVFEDADFDRAIPGLINGAYSNTGQLCISIERIYVHESRYEEFVDRFVAATEDVELGATYDFGPDVGSLVSKEQLEKVVAHVADAKSRGATVHTGGEARPDVGPYFYEPTVLTDVELDMDLCCEETFGPVVAIYPFSDTEEAIAKANDTDYGLNGSVWTEDAEFGREVAQQIRAGTVNVNDAYGPTYASIDAPMGGMKDSGIGRRHGREGILKYTEAQTVAVQKGQGMAPPDGVPFWLYAKLTTGALRLMDKIPGLR